taatataataaacgTACTATATATACACCTATTGcagtttttttgagaaaaatgttataaaactaatttaaaaaatactaagcactatatattttacaacgcttttttattttaaataacgttattatatcttttaataGCATTAGatattaaaacattttaaaagacttaaaaaaatactgtaaaatattaatttaacataATAAATTGAATAAACAAATGAGTAACAAAgatgttcaatttttaaaaaaaaaatagtaaaaatacacttttaaatatttaacttttatttaaatattttaaatttatttttttctcaattcaaatcttttaaattaaatattcatttacaacattaacttttaaaacaatattaaattatacatacaatttattatcttttaaaattaaatatgacttTAACTTGTTGTAGAAAAATAAAGTtgcaatatttaataaaatttcaaataatcaGAAATCTTCCACATAActaatcattataaaaattaatgatacaaatataatttaaatcaaataattaaatcaaaataaaaatttaacagactaattgtattttatttttactcaaaaaaaaagaatattattctAACTAAGactaattgtattttatttttactcaaaaaaaaaaagaatagtaTCCTAACTAATTACTTATCCTGCATTGGCTCCCTATATGAAAATGAAGCCATAAATTTAAGAGTAGTTTTCTTACAAGAATATAAGTGCAGTTATACTTATCTCtatttctatttcaaaatttatattggATAGACATCCATAAAAAACTTCCTAAGCTTAAACCAACAGTTCATCTTATATTTATGTATACATTTTTACGTGTCCCCCAAATATTTTTTGGAATGTAAATTCGTATAGATGATGATGTATATTGCATTGTATTAAGGATTTAATCTACTAAAACTTTTTAAACTTTGTAGACTCACTAAACTATTGCATTAATATATGGCATTGCAATAATTACAAAATCATCACATTGCGttatataagtactagtagtaCTGTTATAGAAGAAAATGTTGCAAGTATCTAAGACCATCTTCAATACCAACGTACCTCCACTCCACAACACTCAAAATCCCAATACTTACCTTCTCCACTCTTACTTTCCCACCATCACTTTCCTCACCACCACACATCCCCACCTTCATATCCGCCACCACCGAACTCGCCACTACCTTCCAACAACACCTTGGTCCTGGAAGCTCCTGCGAAAACCACCCTTCTCCCCCACGCATAAACCCCACCTTCCCCTCACAATCCATCAAAGTAAAAACCCCTCTCCACCCTTTCACCACAACATTCCACGTCACCTTCACCACCTCCTCCAAGCCCTCACTCTTTTCTGCAATACAACCATCGCAGCCAACACTAAAACGAAACACGCCAGGGGGATCCACCACCATTTCATCCGCGGTTCTCGATGCAGCGGCTACAACGCTAGAGTCTCGCTTGGAAGAAATCGAAACCGCAAAGATGATATCGCCGAGGGATAGGATCGGCTTCGACGGGGTCTTACGACGGCGCGTGTTAGCGGAGTGTCCTAGTGCGAAAAGACGGATGTATGAGACGGAGGATGGAAGCGTGGAGAGAGAGGGAAAATAAGTTGTTACGATTGGTTTCCAAAGAAGATCAGAGGACATAGAATGTAACCATGATTTTGATACGCATGAAGCTATTGCTATGGTTTTGGGGTCAAGGTGATGTGCCACAAGGATGAGAACTTCCCATGATAGAGTTGCTGCTGAACAAGGAGTTTCCATGAATATTCCTAATGCTGTTTTTCTGTCGTTTTTGGGTTATATGCACGTCGTTTATAAGAAGGTGAAACGGCGGTTACTGATACAATGGTTGTGGAAAGTGACACGTGGAGGATGTTTGCATTTTGCATGCTTGTCGAGTGCCACGTGAAATTCATGGTGGGAGGTTATGCCACGCAACAAATGACACGTGTCAGgtaatcaaattattatttttatttaatgccAAAAGAAAACTTCATTAATAATGAAAGATGGCACAAAGAGTTGCCCATTAGTGTACAGAATTTGAAAACCTATTCAACTTACAATTGtagacaaattttaaaaaaatgtgaggCTCATCAGTATATACTTAAATAGTAAAATCAAGTACTGAATTAGCAGAAGCAACCCGCGTTGATCTTCAATCCATTCCCACACATTCCATGATACTTACAAatcaaattgaaaatcaatttcaacACAACAAAACGGGACTCCCTCAGACCACTAACTCCAAGCATTCCGATGCATTAATTAAGGATCCACTAAGAGAATAATTAACACCACTTTACTTTTCTATTTAACCATTTCCAAGATATGCaaggtatttttaaaatattatgcgTACATAgttaaaattgttatattatattgttGGACTTGTGGTTGCATGCGACCTCTAGAATACAAATTCAGACTATGCGCAAAagagattatatttttatcaccAGTAacattttagttaatattataatattatattttctatatagAAAATGACATACGAATTCTGTCATTGTTATTTacaattttctcattttttatattttaaatcattataTCGTTTTCTAATGCATGAGTGAAGTGTATGAAATATtcttttgtaatataaaaaatacttttggtgtgttagtgcaaatcatatcaaaGTTTTCTAAAGGACCATGAATGAAATTCTTTGTTCGCATCTGATTAGTGGGGTGAATAAAACCTAAAGGCAAGTGTAACAACACGCTTTGAAATTCTCTAAGTACAATCATTGTCACGGCTTAAAATTTGGAGTGTTTATCGAATTCAAttgagtcgccaccaaaatttattttaaaatgaagaaaatattgggaaacctttaaaaatagaaaaaattaaaaaaatggtcTTCGAAACCAAATTTtaagttcgggagtcgattatgcgtagggaaggtattagcaccctgcgacatccgttaaaatatggttacctataattaattgtgcaagattaatattaacttaagtatatttatttctctttataattaaatatgaataacaattattattattttttaaaatatgattttggaatgAATATgtgcttaagaaataaaagatgaaaataaaataaaatttattaatgtgcttgacaagaatgcgATCTTgttcctacgtatctcccgatGCGATGGACAAATCAAAGCTATGTAGTTCTTAGGAAAATGCAGATGTGTTAagtgtgttttaaaaaaaattgtcttgtaataaaatttttttttgacaaaatagaaaaataaaatagttttatttgaataaatattttaaaatatgagttttaggacgatcaagttgtacaacttgtgtctcaagACTCAAGGagtaaagaagatgtcacatctaatctaatcctctaaaaaaatattttatattattattgagtttcatatgaatttaaaaaaacaccAAGTTGTAGAATACGTGtattaacaactcaaagataagaaataatattacatcaaatttataagtcgattttagattagttcattaaaataaataaataaataaattaaataaataaagagagttttagaactatcaagttgtaccgcTTGTGTTCTaacaactcaaaaattaaaaagatgtcatatctaattaattgttaacataatatttatttatattttttatgatgaagtTGATATTTAGTTATGAAGGAAATTAActcattttctttataaaaaaaaattaaaaataaaatgaatagatttaaaTGGATTGAGcttgaatatattttagttattagcTTAAAACACATGCCCAACccaacttaataaaaaaaaggtcaAAACAAAACCTAGAAAATCCTAGTTTCATTTTAAGGAGGCGGCCAACATGACAACACAAAGGAGGCGACCAACATGACAATGCAAAGGAGGCGGCCAGGCAGAAACACGATTGGAAAAAAAACTAGGATGCAAAATCGAAAGAGAAATGAGGGAACGACGATGGTGAGGAAGGTGACGGCAACCTCAGCGACGGTGGTAGCGCCGACAACGACAATGGCGACAGTGACATCGACGATGGCAACAACGAAAAAGACATCATCACAGGTTcagatttttaattgttttatatttcgttcattaaataaaaagtctacgttattttaaataaaagagtgaTTGTTTGATGATGATAAAGAGCAACAAGAAAAAATACCTTAATGTTTCgtgtttgttgtttgttattgAAACTCTCTCTGATTTTTTCCCCTTCCCCTTCTTTgtatatgtgttttttttagtaGAGTTAATCTCAGATCCCTCCCCccttttgaaatttgataaggTGTATTCATAGAGTTTTTttatctgtttaattgctttctTGTTTGCCTCTGTTTCCAGTTCCAATTTTGATGTTTCGTTtcctttgctcatcatctgcgttTTTTTTTCTGCATTTGATGCATTCATGGTTTTAGCCTATGCTTGTCTTCATTTGTTCTTTTGCTGAGCTTTTATTTGCAGCTGTAATTTGtcctttagtttttttttttttcaaactccaaattttgtcttttaatttttatcatgtgtACAAAGGCTGACTAGTAAAAATTATGCTTTTATGTTTATCTAATTAGTTATAAAGCAAAGGCTAGTGCCTCAACCATGATATTGCATCAGAAACAGAGAGGCGACATTAaggacaacaacaaaatagaGCCAAAGCAGGCtggtttaatttaatttggtttaaattttattgtaatttaatttggttttatttttaatttgtaatttgatttgattttagaaTTGTAATTAGATTTGACATTGGAAATTTATGAgacataatgaaattatttattgtaactatgtttatttctttttttaaatatatatttcctttttttgatttatttttttttctgatttgtttttaacaaaattggggtactatagctgcccctatttaattatattttacttgaaaaatatgaaaatatgaataacaatggtATTCGTTCTTCATGTTATCAGctaaaagataagtaaatataaggacttaaattttgtccaataacaaacacatgtattaaagTGCCATTGAAATGTTAAAGTGGGGATGATGCAAAATTTTTATGTGCAAAATGATCGTCTTCTGATTAATTACCGATGGGTAGATCGAcagaaataaaaatgatcatctccggattggttaccgatgcataGATCGACCGAAATGAAGGTGATCGTCtttggattggttaccgatgcttagatctatagaaattaaaaattatcgtcttcagattggttaccgatgcgtagatctataaaaacaaaaatgatcgtcttcggattggttaccgatgtgtagatctatagaaattaaaaatgatcgtcttcagatttgttaccgatgcgtagatctatagaaacaaaaatgatcgtcttcagattgattaccgatgcgtagatttATAGagatgaaagtgatcgtcttcagattgtttATCGATGCGTAGATCATAATTGGTCCAATCTTGAAGGTAGATAAAGAGGGAGAATAAGTATATGATACTTGCAATTCGAACGATAAGGTATGAACGATTCATGCGTGTGTTATGCATTGAATGCGTCTGTTATGCATTGAGTATAGGTAAAGTgtcaatgaagatgcatggatcatgtgagtatgagtaaattatgcatgatttatgtgtgtcatgtattatagatcaattttttttcatttctttgaTTCTTCGATCCTTATGCTCTTCGTCGTCCCAAGATTCAAtggataaataaagacaaatattgtTTCCACATGATGACTCTTCGTATCTATCGAATGACCGCTTTTTCGAGACGAAGCAAAAATCCATTGTTTAAAACGACTACCCtccttattatttttcacacactcatatatcttgagaattaaacgagttcccgtgtatatattttccaagtgtcaaaatattcaaaatactttaatattttcacatatttcaaatttcaacatttataatcataaaacaaaattttgaaacaatagaACAATCAATAATGAAACTGGATTGGTATATAAAGAGTGTAACGTACAAAATCGaatgaaaatattggaaaatatACATTCGTTACATTGGAAGCAAAACAATTGAGGTAGGGGTTACAATGTGGGGATGAGTATGTTTAATTTTAGGTGGAGACAtaacaaacgctagtcattcttgtaatttaggaaTCCTAATAATGAGCTTCtaagaataataattgcccCAGTTTGAAgcgcttgattttttttatccctaacttttgcatggaccactcttccaagtttccaattcatcgggatgctctaatttttgcctaggtcgccttttcaggttttcaacctagcgagccctttttttttatcataattctttttaagcataatattttttgactgcatctgaatttactAGAAGTGGAATGTCCTCTCCATCCATTTCtacgagtattagagctcccccagaaaaaaacttttttcataacatatggtccttcgtaatTCGGGTCCACTTTCCACGAGAGtctttttttatgggcaatattttctttaacaccaagtccccttcttgaaactctcgaggacaGACTTTTTTCTCATATGCCTTattaagtcttttttgatatagctgGTCGTGGCAtagagctatcattcttttttcttctatgagatttaattggtcaaatcgcgattgaacccactcagcctcttccagttttgtttccatcaagactctgatcgagggaatttcaacttcaatgggaagtaccgcttccattccatacaccaatgagaaaggagctGCCtctgttgaggtacgaacaaAGGTTCTATaaccatgtaatgcaaagggaaacATTTCCACTTTCCACGAAAatccttttttatgggcaatattttctttaacaccaagtccccttcttgaaactctcgaggacggacttttttctcgtatgcctttttaagtcttttttgatatagctggtcgtgacatagagctatcatccttttttcttctatgagatttaactggtcaaatcgtgattgaacccactcagcctcttccagttttgtttccatcaagactctgatcgagggaatttcaacttcaatgggaagtaccgcttccattccatacaccaatgagaaaggagctGCCtctgttgaggtacgaacaaAGGTTCTATaaccatgtaatgcaaagggaaacatttcatgccaatccttatatgtctccaccatattttgtatgatcttcttgatattcttatttgttgTTTCTACAGTCCCATTCATTTTTGGACGATATGGTGAAGAATTATGAtgatgaattttaaaattatcacacaactccttcatcattttgttattctgATTGGTCGCATTgtcagtgattatcttatttggtaagccatatcgacaaatcaattctcttttgatgaatttgacaaccacacttctcgtcacattggcataagaagcggcttcagcccattttgtgaaataatcaatagctactaggataaatCGATACCCATTTGAAGCtttaggctcgatgagtccaataacatccatcccccacattgaaaatggccatggtgatTTTAAAACGTTCAAAGAGGTGGGCggtacatgtactttatcagcATAAATTTGACATGTATGATGTTTCTTTACGTAACTAAAGCAATCagattccatggtcaaccaataaTAGGCAACcctcaagatttttcttgccattgcgtgcccatttgcatgagttccaaaagaaccttcgtgaacctcttgaatgATCTTTTCTGCTTCCAttttatccacacatctgaggagaaccatatgatgattcctcttataaagcacatcactatttaagaagaagttcattgacaACTTCCTCAAAACCTTCTTGTCATTCTCTGAAATACCCGATGgatattccctattcttaacataggatttgatatcataaaaccacGGCAGGCTATCAAgttcttcttctattgataagcaatatgcaggtttatccctttgttgaatttttataacTGGCACGTCGTGACCGatgcttattttgaacattgacgacaaTGTGGCCAGAGCGTCAGCCaattggttttcttctcgaggaatatggtgaaaagtgatCTTCTCGAAGTGttctgtcaattctttgatatgggtaTGATACAAAATCAGGTTGGAATATCGcgtttcccactctcctttcATTTGATGGATGACTAACAATGAgcctccatatacctcaagaacgtttacatttgattcaatagctgctttaatgcccataacacatgcttcatattcagcaatattgtttgtgcaatcaaaacacaacctagcAGTAAATGGAGTGAATTGGTTTTCTGGGGAAATTAAAATGGCCCCAATTCCATGACCTAACGcgttagaagcaccatcaaacaccaacgtccatttttctttatcaagtgattcagtctcttcaaataaagtcatgatgccttcatcggggaattcacactgcattgattggTAATTTTCTAACGGTTGTTGGGCCAAATACTCAACTAGGGAACTTCCTTTGATAGCtttttgtgtaacatataccaaatcatattctgataacaacatctgtCAACGGGAAATATTTCCAGTAAGAGAAGGTTTCtcaaatatgtatttaattgggtctattttagacaccaaccaagttgtatgacataacatgtattgcctcaaccgacgagcagcccatCCTAATGCGTAACATGTTTGTTCAAGTAGTGAATACCTTGTTTCACAGTTGGTGaattttttgctcaaataataaatagcatgttctttctTACCAGATTTGTCATGCTGCCCCAGTACACAACCCgttgactcgtcaagtactgtcAGATACATAATAAGTGGCTTCCCAGGAACATGAGGCACTAAGATTGGAGGTCTTGACAagtattttttaatcttttcgaaagctttttgacaattctcattccattcaaccttttggtctttgcgcaacaacttgaaaattggcTCGCATGTAGCTGTGAGATGTGATATGAACCTgacaatgtaattcaatctacccaaaaagccacgaacttctttttccgtGCGTGGAGTAGACAtctcttgtattgctcttactttatatgggtccacttctatccctttttgactaacgataaacccgAGTAACTTGCCTAATCttacaccaaaagtgcatttagcTGGATTTAAACGGagtctgaacttccttagtcgcacacaaaacttttgaaggttaataacatggtcttcttcggtatgagattttgcaatcatatcgttcacgtaaacctctatttccttatgcatcatgtcatgaaacaaagttaccattgctctttgataatTTTCCCgagcattcttcaatccaaatggcatcactttataacagaaagtTCCCCATTTTGTGATgaatgtaagacccgtaattttaaagtaccatttatgtatttttggcgtATTTTGGAtgttggctcggaggcttttaagccaaagttaataatattttggagtttcat
The genomic region above belongs to Cicer arietinum cultivar CDC Frontier isolate Library 1 chromosome 4, Cicar.CDCFrontier_v2.0, whole genome shotgun sequence and contains:
- the LOC101510237 gene encoding probable F-box protein At5g04010 — translated: METPCSAATLSWEVLILVAHHLDPKTIAIASCVSKSWLHSMSSDLLWKPIVTTYFPSLSTLPSSVSYIRLFALGHSANTRRRKTPSKPILSLGDIIFAVSISSKRDSSVVAAASRTADEMVVDPPGVFRFSVGCDGCIAEKSEGLEEVVKVTWNVVVKGWRGVFTLMDCEGKVGFMRGGEGWFSQELPGPRCCWKVVASSVVADMKVGMCGGEESDGGKVRVEKVSIGILSVVEWRYVGIEDGLRYLQHFLL